A stretch of Bacillota bacterium DNA encodes these proteins:
- a CDS encoding sugar ABC transporter permease, whose protein sequence is MRTRVRDERYIAWLFLLPNFLGFAIFTAGPVLFSLVVSFSNWNLQRTVPFLWIGFENYLELMRDQQFWLYFINTLYLMLGMPVAIAGSLALALLLSQKLRGIVLYRTLFYLPSITSGVALMILWKALYNPDFGPINAVIHTVSQTLGLDVKAPQWLLSTANLLGLDVEQVRLTAKQFGLGARDALIIMGIWIAIGGNNMLLYLAALTNVPQELIEAAQLDGAGKWSVFRNVTWPQLAPTTFFIVVMSFIGGLQGGFEQARVMTGGGPAGTTTTLTYYIYTKAFEEFQIGYASAISWILFAIIFVVTLINWKFGAKEVSY, encoded by the coding sequence ATGCGCACCCGAGTTCGCGACGAACGTTATATCGCATGGCTCTTTTTGCTGCCGAACTTTCTGGGCTTCGCGATATTCACCGCGGGGCCCGTGCTGTTTTCGCTCGTGGTCAGCTTCAGCAACTGGAACCTGCAGCGCACAGTGCCCTTCCTGTGGATCGGCTTCGAAAACTACCTTGAGCTGATGCGTGACCAGCAGTTCTGGCTCTATTTCATCAACACGCTCTACCTGATGCTGGGAATGCCGGTGGCGATTGCGGGGTCGCTGGCGCTGGCGCTCCTGCTCAGCCAGAAACTGCGCGGCATTGTCCTCTACCGCACTCTCTTTTACCTGCCCAGCATCACCAGCGGTGTCGCGCTGATGATACTCTGGAAGGCGCTGTACAACCCCGACTTTGGTCCCATCAATGCAGTCATCCACACAGTGAGCCAGACGCTGGGACTGGACGTGAAAGCGCCGCAGTGGTTGCTGTCCACTGCCAACCTGCTGGGGCTGGATGTGGAACAGGTGCGCCTCACTGCCAAACAGTTCGGACTGGGCGCACGCGACGCACTCATCATCATGGGTATCTGGATTGCTATCGGCGGTAATAACATGTTGCTCTATCTCGCCGCGCTGACCAACGTGCCGCAGGAGCTCATCGAAGCGGCGCAGCTGGACGGCGCGGGCAAGTGGTCGGTGTTTCGCAACGTCACCTGGCCGCAACTCGCACCGACCACCTTCTTCATCGTGGTGATGAGCTTCATCGGGGGGCTGCAGGGCGGCTTCGAGCAGGCGCGGGTCATGACGGGTGGCGGACCCGCAGGCACCACCACCACCCTGACCTACTACATCTACACCAAAGCCTTCGAAGAGTTTCAGATTGGCTACGCCTCAGCCATCTCGTGGATACTGTTTGCCATTATCTTCGTGGTCACACTCATTAACTGGAAGTTTGGCGCGAAGGAGGTCAGCTACTGA
- a CDS encoding carbohydrate ABC transporter permease: MMLNTEAVQKPSPLAVWWNRVGKGIASHLILTLIALTTLAPFVWMVLASFKPLEEVEQINPLPSVWHPENYAKVFEQIPFARYYFNSVFIAAWVTFLQCLTSAMAAYAFARLQWKGRDAVFRLYLATLMIPGVVTMIPNYTLMVWLHLLDSYVGLIVPAAFSAFGTFLLRQFMLTIPPSLDEAAKIDGATHWQIFWDIIMPLSRAGLITLAIFTFMGNYGSFFWPLILIKSEHLRTLPIGMLYFDTNYGRQTNLIMAASVMNIIPLVILFVVSQRFLVRGVQLGAVKG; encoded by the coding sequence ATGATGCTGAACACAGAAGCCGTTCAAAAACCTTCGCCGCTGGCGGTGTGGTGGAATCGGGTGGGCAAGGGGATTGCCAGCCACCTGATTCTGACGCTCATCGCGCTGACCACGCTCGCGCCGTTTGTGTGGATGGTACTTGCCAGCTTCAAACCGCTGGAAGAGGTCGAGCAGATAAACCCGCTGCCCAGCGTGTGGCATCCCGAAAACTACGCGAAGGTGTTCGAGCAAATCCCCTTCGCCCGCTACTACTTCAACAGTGTGTTCATCGCGGCGTGGGTGACCTTCCTGCAGTGCCTGACGAGTGCGATGGCGGCGTACGCCTTCGCCCGCCTGCAGTGGAAAGGGCGCGATGCGGTGTTTCGGCTGTATCTCGCCACGCTGATGATCCCGGGCGTGGTGACGATGATTCCCAACTACACACTGATGGTGTGGCTGCACCTGCTGGATTCCTACGTCGGGTTGATTGTGCCTGCGGCGTTCAGCGCGTTCGGTACCTTCCTGCTAAGGCAGTTCATGCTGACCATCCCGCCCTCGCTGGACGAGGCGGCGAAGATCGACGGCGCAACCCACTGGCAAATCTTCTGGGACATCATCATGCCCCTCTCCCGCGCGGGCTTGATCACACTGGCGATTTTCACCTTCATGGGCAACTACGGCTCGTTCTTCTGGCCGCTCATCCTGATTAAAAGCGAACACCTGCGCACCCTGCCCATCGGCATGTTGTACTTTGACACCAACTACGGCAGGCAGACCAACCTCATCATGGCGGCAAGCGTCATGAACATCATCCCGCTGGTCATCCTGTTCGTGGTGTCGCAACGGTTT